Proteins encoded in a region of the Capricornis sumatraensis isolate serow.1 chromosome 12, serow.2, whole genome shotgun sequence genome:
- the TEX30 gene encoding testis-expressed protein 30 — MSHTEVKLKIPFGNKLLDAVCLVPNKSLTYGVILTHGASGDMNLPHLTSLASHLASHGFFCLRFTCKGLNIVHRIKAYKSVLNYLKTSGEYKLTGVFLGGRSMGSRAAASVLCHIEPDDADDFVRGLICISYPLHHPKQQHKLRDEDLFRIKDPVLFVSGSADEMCEKNLLEKVAQKMQAPHKIHWIEKANHSMAVKGRSTNDVFKEINTQILFWIQEITETDKK; from the exons ATGAGTCATACAGAG gtaaaattaaaaataccttttGGAAATAAATTGCTAGATGCTGTTTGTTTGGTACCTAACAAGAGCTTAACATATGGAGTCATTCTTACACATGGAGCATCAGGAGATATGAATCTCCCTCATTTGACGTCACTGGCATCCCATCTTGCCTCTCATGGGTTTTTTTGCCTGAGGTTTACCTGTAAAGGCCTTAATATTGTACATAGAATTAAGGCATATAAATCAGTTTTG AATTACCTAAAGACCTCAGGAGAATACAAACTTACAGGTGTTTTCCTTGGAG GTCGTTCAATGGGCTCAAGAGCAGCTGCCTCTGTACTGTGTCATATTGAGCCTGATGATGCTGATGATTTTGTTCGAGGTCTCATTTGTAtttcctatccactgcaccatcCAAAACAGCAGCATAAACTTAGAGATGAAGATCTCTTTCGTATAAAAGATCCTGTACTATTTGTGTCAGGCTCAGCAGATGAAATGTGTGAAAAG aactTGTTGGAGAAAGTGGCACAGAAAATGCAAGCTCCTCATAAAATCCACTGGATTGAGAAGGCAAATCATTCCATGGCAGTGAAAGGACGATCAACAAATgatgttttcaaagaaataaatacacagattTTGTTTTGGATCCAGGAAATTACTGAAACGGACAAGAAATAA